In the genome of Anaerolineaceae bacterium oral taxon 439, the window AGCTTCTTCCCAGGATCAGGCCAAGAATATTCGGCAAAATCGCGATCGCGCCCAGGAAAACCGCGCCCGGAAGCGTAATCCGATTCTGGATTTTCGCCAGATACGCCTGCGTTTCCGCGCCCGGCGCGCGCCCGGGGACGATCGCGCCCTGTTTTTTCAGGCTGGAGCCATAGTCGTTGTTCATGAAGGTCACGCTCGTATAAAAGTAGGTAAACCCTACGACGAGAATGAAATACAGAACCATATACAGGAAGCTCGACCCGCCGAAGTTGCTCTGAATCCACGAAGCGGCGCTCTTGACCCAGACCGTCTGCGAATTGACGAAGAAGCTGGCGATCAACGCCGGAAAGGTCACGAGCGACTGCGCAAAGATCAGCGGGATCATGCCGACGCTGTTCACGCGAAGCGGGAGGCTCGTCGATCCGCCTGATTTGATATTGCGGTAACCGATCCGCTGCCCGGGGATCATCAGTTTAACATTGCGCGTTCCCTGCTGAATATAAACGATCGCGAAGACCGCGACCAGCAGCACGACGATCGAGATGATCAGGATGTACCAGCCGGTCGAAAGATCGGCTAAAATCCGAACCAGGTTCGAAGGAACCTGCGACACGATACCCGAAAAGATAATCAACGACAGACCCTGCTGCTGGATACCGTATTCAGAGATAATATTCCCCAGCCAGATCGCGATCATCGTTCCCGCCATCATCGTCAACACGTTCGCGAGCGTCGGGATCAGGTTCGAACCGCTCCAGCCAAAATCCTTCAGCACGGTCATTCCCGGGACGATCTGATTGAACAGGCCGATCTGACCCAACGCGGAAACAAACGCCATCGGGATCGTCAGGTACATCGTCCATTTTTCCATCCACTGGCGGCCCTCGCGCGGGTTATTCTTCATTTTCTCTTCAATCGCCGGAATAATCGGGCCTAAGAGCTGAAGAATAATCGACGCCGTAATATACGGGTAAACGCCCATCGCCAGAATCGAGAAGTTCGACAGCGTACCGCCGGAAAGAACGTTCAAAATCGACAGCAGATCGCCTGCTGCCGATTGATTGTTCCTGAACGCCTGGAGGACTTCAGCGTTAAATCCGGGAACCGGAATATTCGCGATCAAGCGATAGATGACCAGGATCCCCAACGTCATCAGCAATTTCTCGCGGATCCCCCGGGAGGTCCAGACGTAACGCCATGGAGATCGTTTCATGATTTAGTTCTCCTTTCGTTTCACGCGCCGAACGATCTAATCGATCAGTTCGACGCTGCCGCCGGCGGCTTCGATCTTCGACCGAGCGCCCTTGGTAATTCGATGCACCTTGAGTTTCAACGCGCGGGTGACTTCCCCGTTCCCAAGGATCACGACCGGATTGTTTTTCTTGCTGAGGAGATTAGCCCCATGCAGGACTTCCGGCGTAATTTCGACGGAGCCGTCGAATCGGTCCAGCGCGCTCAGGTTGACTTCGTTGTATTCGACCTGATTCGGCGGGGTAAAGCCTTCGCCGCGAATAAACGGAAGACGGCGATAAAACGGGAGGTTCCCGCCCTGGCGGTAGAGAGCCCCGCCGGCGCCCTGCCGGACGGCCTGACCCTTCGTACCTTTACCGGCGGTTTTCCCCTGACCGGCGGCATGACCGCGGCCGACGCGGCTTTTCCGCGTCCTCGCGCCTTCGTTAGGTTTTAATTCATCTAATCTCATAATCAGTCCCCTGACTCCACTACTTTGACTAAATGGCTGACCTTATGGATCATGCCGCGCGTTACCGCGTTATCCTCTTTTTCAACGGTCTGATTCAGCTTCCGCAACCCTAAGGCGCGGATCGTGTCCTTCTGCCGCTGCGAATAGCCGATCGCGCTCTTGAACCAGGTAATCTGCAATTTTTTGGTTTCGCCTGCCATGATTATCGACCTCGATCCCAGAACGGGAGCAGCTCGTCGCGCGATTTACCGCGGAGCGCCGCTTCCGTTTCAATATCTTTCAAAGAATCAAGCGCGTCAAACGTTGCCTTGACAATGTTGAGCAAGTTGGCGCTTCCCAGCGATTTCGTCAGAATATCGTTGACGCCGGCGACTTCGAGAACGGCGCGGACGCCGCTCCCGGCGATCACGCCGGTACCTTCGGAGGCCGGGCGAAGTAAAACTTTCGCGCCGGAAACCGTCGAAATAACCTCGTGCGGAATCGTCGTCTTATAGAGATTCACCTTGCGCATGTTCTTCCGCGCGCGGTCCGACGCTTTTTTCATCGCGTCCGGGACCGCTAACGCTTTCCCGATGCCTAAGCCGATTTTGCCGTTGTTGTCGCCGACGACAACGGTGACGCGGTACTGCATGCGCCGGCCGCCTTTAACCGTCTTGGCAACGCGCGCGATTTCAATCGTTCGTTCGTCGAGCTGATTTTCCTGTGAATATTCGTTTTGTTCCATGGTTTTTGAGTCTGCCCTTCCCATTAAAACTTCAGCCCGGCTTCGCGCGCCGCGTCGGCGAGCGCTTTAACCCGTCCGACATACTGGAAACCGCCGCGGTCAAAAACGACCGTCGTAATTCCGGCCGCGAGCGCGCGTTCAGCGATCGCCTTACCGACTAATTTTGATTGTTCCGACTTATTCTTTCCGTCCATTTCGCCGCGGAGTTTCCTGTCGATATTCGACGCCGCAACCAACGTCACGCCAAGATCATCGTCGATAACCTGAGCATAGATGTTCTCAAGGCTGCGATAAACGTCAAGGCGCGGGCATTCCGCCGTGCCGGCAAGTTTCTTGCGAATGCGCAAATGACGGCGAATGCGAGCTTCTCTTCGAGAAAATTTTGCCATCTTTTACCCCTATTTCTTAGCTTTCCCGGTTTTACCGGCCTTGCGGCGGATCTTCTCGCCCAGATAATGGATCCCTTTTCCCTTATACGGTTCCGGAGGCCGGATCGCGCGGATATCCGACGCAACCTGCCCGATGACCTCGCGGTCATGACCCATGACTTTTACCTGCCGCGTTTTCGTATCTACGTCGAAAGAAACGCCTTCAACCGGCTCAACCGTCACCGGGGCGGAATAACCGACGTACAAAACCAGGTTCTTCCCGTTCATTTCAGCGCGGTACCCGACGCCGTCGATTTCGAGAACGACCGTGAACCCCGTCGACACGCCGACAACCATGTTGTTCAGCAGCGCCCGGCTGGTTCCATGCAGCGCGCGGATCGAAGCTTCGTCCGACGACCGGGTCACCGTAATCGTATCGGCGTTCTTTTCAATTTTAACGACGGGCGAGAAAAGGCGCTTCAATTCGCCTTTCGGGCCCTTAACTTTTACTTCACTCCCCTGAATGTCCACGTTAACACCGGCGGGAATGGTAATCGGTAAACGTCCAATTCGAGACATCGCCTTCCAGTTCCTTTCCTACCAAACCTTGCAGAGGATTTCGCCGCCGACGCCCATCGTTCGGGCGCGCTGACCCGTCATGATCCCCTTCGGCGTGGACAGAATCGTGATGCCCAACCCGGATAAGACCCAGGGGATATCGTTGCGGCGCGAGTAAACCCGCCGCCCGGGGCGGCTGACGCGGACAATCCCGCTCATAACCGGCCGGCGCTCACGGCGTTCGCCCGCATATTTAATTTTAACTTTCAGCGTCAGATGCGTCGGTTTTTCGCCCTCGACGACCTCGTACGATTCGATATAACCTTCTTCCAAAAGAATCCGCGCAATTTCCGCTTTGATTTTCGAACTGGGCATCGCAACCGCGGTCTGACCAACCATCATGGCGTTGCGAATCCGAGTCAACATATCGGCAATAGGATCATTAACCATCTTCTGTTCTCCTTTGCTTCCTGCTTACCAGGATGACTTGGTAACGCCGGGAATCTGGCCATTCAGCGCTAATTCACGGAAACAAATCCGGCACAAGCCGAACCGTCGCATATAACCGCGCGACCGACCGCAGATTTTACAGCGATTGCGCACCTGATTCGGGTATTCTCGCCGTAATTCACGATAAGCCATACATTTTTTCGCCATATTAACCCTTCCTGAAAGGCATCCCGAGCAGCGCCAACATCGTCCGCGCCTGATCATCGGTCTCAGCCGTCGTTACAATCGTGATTTCCATTCCGCGGACTTTATCGACCTTTTCATAATCGATTTCCGGGAATAAGGTCTGTTCCTTGAGACCGAGCGTGTAATTTCCGCGCCCGTCGAACGCGTCCGGGGAAATCCCGCGAAAGTCGCGAACGCGCGGCAGCACGATATTCATCACGCGGTCCAGAAACGACCACATTTTATCGCCGCGCAGCGTAACCTTCGCGCCGATCTCGCGGCCCTCGCGAAGCTTGAAGTTCGCGATCGAAACCCGCGCCTTCGTAACGAGCGGCTTCTGGCCGGTAATCGAACGAAGATCGCCGATCGCGGCTTCTAACGCCTTCGGGTTATCCATGGCTTCCCCTAAACCGATATTCACGACAATCTTCTCGACCCGGGGATACTGCATGACGTTTTCCAGATTTAACGCGGTTTTCATCGCGGGAACGACTTCGTTCAGATATTTCTCTCGTAAATGGTTCATGATTTACTCCCCGCTTATTCCGCGTCGATTTCCGCGCTGCATTTTTTACAGACGCGAACCGCTTTTCCGTCGATCCGTTTCAGTCCGACGCGCGTCGCCTTCCCGCATTTCGGGCAGACAAGCATCACGTTCGAATTATGAATCGGAGCTTCAAACTTGACGATACCGGCGTCGATCTGCCGCCGTCCGGCCTGCGTCTGACCTTGATGACGCGCGCGAATGTTGACGCCTTGAACGACGACGCGTCCGGCCTCTAAATCCACGCGCAGTATCTCGCCGCGTTTCTTTTTATCTTCGGCGCGGCCGCTGATCACTTCAACGGTATCGCCTTTGCGAATCTTTAATTTCATTCCTGCTCCATCTCTCCGGTCTTAAATCGTTTCCGGCGCCAATGAGACGATTTTCGTAAACCCTTTTTCGCGAAGTTCGCGAGCGACAGGCCCGAAAATACGCGTTCCCTTGGGATCGGTTCCGTTCGCGTCAAGAACGACCGCAGCGTTATCGTCGAACCGAATCGACGACCCGTCTTCCCGGCGCCATTCCTTCGCGCAGCGCACAATGACGCATTTCACGATTTCGCTTTTCTTAACCGAACCGTTCGGGTTCGCGGATTTAACCGTACCGATGACGACGTCGCCGACGGCCCCGTACCGGCGGACCGATCCGCCGACAATATGGATCACAAGGATTTCTTTCGCGCCGGTATTATCGGCGATCTTGAGACGTGACTCTTTTTGAATCATGGCTTACGCTCCCTGTTCCGTTTCAACCTTTTCGTTGACTTTCACGATCGCTTCGACCGCCCAGCGCTTATCGCGGGAAATCGGGCGCGTCTCGACCAGCATGACTTTATCGCCGATCTTACAGGCGTTATTCTCGTCATGCGCCTTGACCCGCTTCAGGTCGTGAACTACTTTGCCAAGGAGCGGATGACGGTAGGATCGCTTGATTTCCACGACGACCGTTTTATCCATCTTATCGCTCGTTACGGTACCCATGATACGTCGCCGTGAATTCATCGAACACCTTCCTGTTTCATTTCCATTTCCCGCAAAATCGTTTCCAATCGGGCGATATCGCGGCGAACTTCCTTCGGACGGCTGCTATCGGTCAGCTGACCGGTAACCGCCTGGAACCGAAGATTCATTTTTTCCTGACGCAGCTCGGCAAGCTTCGCGCGAATTTCTGCGCCTGATAATTTTCGAATTTCTTCCGCTTTCATGATTCACTCTCTCCGGAACCCAACGCGTATTTCGCGACGACTTTCGTCTTAATCGAAAACTTGTAGGTAGCCTGGCGCAGCGCCTCCAGCGCGGCTTCTTCGGGAAGCCCGCCGACCTCGAACATAATCCGGCCCGGTTTCACAACCGCGACCCAGTATTCCACGTTCCCTTTTCCCTTACCCATACGGGTTTCGGCGGGACGATGCGTATACGGCTTGTCCGGGAAAATCCGAATCCAGATCTTTCCGCGCCGTTTCATTTCACGCGCCATCGTGCGGCGGGCGGCTTCGATCTGCCGGGCTGTGATCCAACCCGGTTCCAGCGCCATTAAGCCGTATTCACCGAACGAAATCTCGGCCCCGCGGAGCGCTTTCCCTTTCATCCGCCCGCGTTGCTGCTTTCGATACTTTACTCGTTTTGGCATTAACATTTCAAAACTCTCTTTCGACCCGCGTCAGCCGCCGCAAAAGCGGCGCCAGACGGCGAAGCAATCTGTTATTCGCTGACGTAGACGCCGTCCGTCGCGGCGGCGGCCGCGGTTGCGGCCTCTTCGCTCATGGAAAGCACGATACCGCGGTAAATCCAAACCTTGATTCCGATTTTCCCATACGTCGTATGCGCTTCCGCGTGCGCGAAGTCAATATCCGCGCGCAGCGTCTGCTGCGGAACGCGGCCTTCGCGAAGCGTAACCGAACGCGCCATGTCCGCGCCGCCCAACCGGCCGCCGACCTGAACCTTGACGCCCTGCGCGCCCTGGCGGAGGCCCTGCTGGATCGCGCGTTTCATGGCGCGGCGATAACCGACGCGCCGTTCGATCTGCCCGGCGATATTCATCGCAACCAGATAAGCGTCCGTATCCGGCGATTTGATTTCCTTGATCTCAAGATCGACCTTCCGCCCGGTCAGCGCTTCAAGGCTCTGACGGAGCGCCGCGACCTTCTGCCCCTTGCGCCCGATCAGGATCCCCGGCTTCGCCGTGTTCACGACGACTTTGACTTTACCCGGGTAACGCTCGATTTCGACGCGCGAAACCCCGGCTTTATCGGTTTCAGCGTGGATCAGCCCGCGGATCCTGAGATCCTGATGAAGCTGATCAACGTAATCATTACCCCTTGCATACCAACGCCCGTCCCAGGGTTTGTTGATATTCAATCGAAATCCAATAGGATGTACTTTACGACCCATGATTTTCTCCGATCAACCCTTTCTTACGCGCGCTCGCTGAGAACGACGGTAATATGAGACGAACGGCGCAGCACTGGCTTAAAGCGTCCGCGCGCTCCGAAATAACGCCATTTCCGCGTCGCTCCTTCGTCGGCGTAAATCGCCCGAACGATCAGGTCGTTCCGATCCAGGCCAAAGTTCTCTTCGGCGTTGGCGGCGGCGGAAGCGATCAGCTTATAAACCGGTTCGGCGCTGACTTTATTCGTGAACCTGAGGATATTCAACGCGTCCGTTACCTTCTTCCCGCGGACCATGTTGATGACCAGACGGACCTTCTGGGCGGAAACGCCGAGATTGCTCAATTTTGCTTTAACTTCCTGGCTCATCTCGTCTTACCTCTTCGTCGATTTTTCGGAAACGTGGCCGCGGAATAAACGCGTCGGCGCGAATTCGCCCAGGCGGTGACCGACCATGTTATCGGTGATATAAACCGGGATATGGCGGCGTCCGTCGTGGACGGCGATCGTATGACCTACCATCTGCGGGAAGATGACGCTGGCGCGGCTCCAGGTTCGGATAACTTTCTTATCGCCGGCGCTGTTCATCTTCTCGACCTTCGCTAAAAGCTTCGGCTCAATAAATGGGCCTTTCTTCAATGATCGTGACATTTTCTAAACCTCTTCTGATTAGCGCCCGCCCTTCGCGTTGCGGCGACGAACGATAAAGCGATCTGTCTTCTTATTGCGGCGCGTCTTATACCCTAACGCAGGTTTCCCCCATGGGGTCTTCGGACCGGCCATACCGACCGGCTGCCGGCCTTCGCCGCCGCCATGCGGATGGTCGCGCGGGGACATCGCGGTCCCACGAACCGTCGGACGGATCCCCAGATGGCGCTTGCGTCCGGCTTTTCCAAGCTTGATATTGCTGTGATCGACGTTGCCGATCTGGCCGATCGTCGCGTAGCAGACCTGCAATACCATCCGGACTTCGCCGGAGGGGAGCCGAACCTGAGCGTAATCGCCTTCTTTCGCGACGAGCTGCGCCGAGGCGCCGGCGGCGCGAACAACCTGTCCGCCCCTTCCGGGCTTGAGTTCAATATTATGAATCGTCGAACCGACCGGGATATTCGCAATCGGCATCGCGTTCCCGACGCGGATTTCAGCGTTCGGACCGGACACGACCATATCGCCGACCTTCAACCCGATCGGAGCGAGGATATAGCGCTTCTCGCCGTCAACGTAGTTCAGGAGCGCGATCCGCGCGGTCCGGTTCGGATCGTACTCGATCGCGGCGACCTTCGCCGGAACGTTCGTTTTATTGCGTTTGACGTCGATAATCCGGATGAAACGGCGGACGCCGCCGCCGCGATGGCGGACGGTCACGCGGCCGAGGTTGTTGCGGCCGCCCGTGCTCTTTCGGAAAACGATCAGCGACCGTTCCGGCTTCGACTTCGTGATTTCTTCAAAGGTGTACCCGGTCCTGTTCCGGAGCCCGGGGGTAACCGGCTTGTAAATTTTAACTGCCATTATTCAACTCCCTCGAAGAACTTGATGCTGTCGCCTTCGGCGAGCGTAACGATCGCCTTCTTCATGACCGGCTTCTTGACCGTCGTGCGGCGGCTCTTCATGTTGCGCTTCGTTTTACCGGGGGTCAGGATCATATTGACCGAAACGACGGAAACGTTGAAAAGCTTCTCAACGGCATCCTTCACGAGCGTACGGTTCGCGTTTTTCTCAACTTCAAAAACGTATTGATTCTTTCGCAGCAGGTCATTCGTTTTTTCGGTTACGAGCGGTCGTCGTAAAACTTCGTAAATCGTCGACACGATTTCCTCCCTTAGCCTAAGTACGAACTGATCGTTTCGATCGCCGCCAACGGCAGCACGACTTTATCGAAACGCAGCAGATCGCGAATATTCAAATAGTTCGCGTTCAAGGTTTTCGCGTCCGGGATATTGCGCGTCGCGCGGATAACGTCCGCCGAAGCTTCCCTGTCCGGAACGAGAACCAGCGCCGTACTTTCGCCGACGAGTTTATTCAGCGCTTCGACCATGACGCGCGTTTTCGGCTGCGCGATGACGAGTTCGTCGACGACGACGATCTGCGAATCGCCGGCTTTAACGCTGAGCGCGGAGCGGAGCGCGGCGCGGCGCATTTTCTTCGGCATATCCTGCGTATAATCGCGCATGTGCGGGGTATGGACGCGCCCGCCGCCTTTCCACTGCGCGGCGCGGGTCGAACCCTGCCGCGCGCGGCCGGTTCCCTTTTGCTTGAACGGTTTGCGTCCGCCGCCGGCGACTTCATGACGGACTTTCGTCTCATGCGTGCCGAGCCGGGCGTTCGCCATCTGGCGAATGTACGCCTGATGCATCAGGTCGACATAAATCGGGGCGGCAAAAATCGCCTCGGGAAGTTCAACTTCGCTGACGATCTCGCCCTTCATGTTTCTGACATCGATTTTCATAAGTGCTTTTGCTCCCTGTCGTGCCTCAGCTCTTGCGAGCGCCCTTGATCATAACCAAACCGCCGCGAGCGCCCGGGATCGCGCCTTTGACGCCGATCAGGTTCCGTTCCGGATCCAGGTACGCGACCGTCAGGTTGTTCACCGTAACACGCTCGTTGCCCATATGACCGGGGCCTCGGGAACCTTTAAAAACGCGGCCCGGCGTCGTACCGGCGCCGCGGGAACCCGGAGCGCGGTGACGGTCGGACTGACCGTGGGTCTTCGGACCGCCGCCGAAGTTGTACCGCTTAACGCCGCCCTGAAAACCGCGGCCTTTGCTCGTCCCGACGACGTCGACCAGCTCGCCAACGGCAAACTGATCCACCGTTACCTTGTCGCCTTCGGCGACCTGCGGATCCTTCGCACGAAATTCGCGCAAAAAGCGAAGCGGAGGCAAGTTGTTCCGCTTAAGATGACCCATCTCGCCATTCGTAATCCGAGAAGGTTTAACTTCGTCGAACCCGATCTGGACCGCGCTGTAACCGTCGGCTTCCGCCGTGCGCAGCTGGGTAACATAGCAAGGCCCAGCTTCAATGACGGTGATCGGAATTGCAACGCCGTTGTCATCGAAAATCTGGGTCATGCCGATTTTCTTGCCAAGTAGCCCTTTGAACATTCAGTATCTCTCCTATTGATTTCAACATATCGCCGGCCGCTCTGCGCGGCCCTGTACAAGATTGTCAGCATGGGCTTCGCTGCATCATCTTGCTCACAGATCAGTCAACCGCGCCCGTCTCGCCAGTGGAATTTTTGTCGCGCCCGGAGTTCGCCGGTTCTTGACCCGTGATTAATCTGATCCGGCATCTATCGGATCAAACTGCTTCATTATAGCACAGCTTGTCCTGATTTCGTAAGGAAATACGAATAAAAATGTGAGATCCGCCTGAAAAAAATCAGTCAGCTGATTCAGGGAAACGAATTACCCTGTCAGGGCTCTGATTTTTCCGACCCATGCGCGGAAATGCGAACATTCCTGAAGAATTCGGTCGATTCCGATTCGTTCGGCTAAAACGATTCCATCCGCAACTTTTTTATACGCAGGGATCAGGGATTTTATTCGTTTCGAGGGCGCTGTATCGGGCGAATCGTCGATGAACTCCGGAGACGGATACGCGGTACGAATCGCCTGAATTCTTGAGACGGACGGAGAAAGAACCTGCTTTACAAACTGCTCTTCTGTTTGACCCTCGCAAAGGATATAAACGTTAACCATATCAAACGGGCTCAGCCGCAGGCCGGCCTCCGAGCAGGTTCATATTCCAAAGATCGCCCAGACTGTAATCGTCCTCCAGCCAGACTTTCAGAGATTCAGCAGGCAGACGCATCAACTCCGTCCCCCGTGAACCCCGGTTCGCGACAATAACGTCTTCAGCGTCGAACTCATTTAACAGGTCGACCGATTGCGTCGATACGATAAGCTGAGAATCGACAGCCGCAGATTGGATCAGATCTGAATTATTTCCAACGCCAATATTCCACCTGGATTCAAAATTTCCCCTTGCGATTTCGCTTTGCCAGTCTGCATTATAATAATATCCGAAAAACTCCTTATTGAAGACAAGACGGTTATCATCCGTAGGAACTAATTCGAAACCGTATGAATTCAGTCCGAAAAAGGCTTCAAAAAAAATTTGATCCGTAACCTTTCTTCCTTCGTAAAATAAGGAATTAACACCGCTTTGCGCTGCAAACAACTGAAGGCCCTTTGTCAAAACGCTTTGAAGAAACGAAAAAGCCGAAATAAAGTTGGATTTTCCCGATCCGTTCGCCCCAATCAAAACGTTAATATTCTTTAATTCAAGGTCACATTCCCGAATGGACTTATATCCGGAAATTTTAATGCGGCTGAGTTGATCTCTCTGCAATACCATAAAGCTTCTTCTTTCAAAGCAGGAAAACCCTGCTTCAACACTGTTTTTACTTGTTGACCTTTTTCATCATAACACAATAAACCCAACTATAATATCCTTCATGAAACCCGTCCGAAAACATCCAGATTCTCGCTTAACGATCCTGATCGCCGCGGTCGCCATATCCGCGCTCATCCTGATCAC includes:
- a CDS encoding preprotein translocase subunit SecY, coding for MKRSPWRYVWTSRGIREKLLMTLGILVIYRLIANIPVPGFNAEVLQAFRNNQSAAGDLLSILNVLSGGTLSNFSILAMGVYPYITASIILQLLGPIIPAIEEKMKNNPREGRQWMEKWTMYLTIPMAFVSALGQIGLFNQIVPGMTVLKDFGWSGSNLIPTLANVLTMMAGTMIAIWLGNIISEYGIQQQGLSLIIFSGIVSQVPSNLVRILADLSTGWYILIISIVVLLVAVFAIVYIQQGTRNVKLMIPGQRIGYRNIKSGGSTSLPLRVNSVGMIPLIFAQSLVTFPALIASFFVNSQTVWVKSAASWIQSNFGGSSFLYMVLYFILVVGFTYFYTSVTFMNNDYGSSLKKQGAIVPGRAPGAETQAYLAKIQNRITLPGAVFLGAIAILPNILGLILGRSSTSTMIMSSSGMLIVVGVVRDILDYVQSELSQHGYDEKLIR
- a CDS encoding 50S ribosomal protein L15, with the translated sequence MRLDELKPNEGARTRKSRVGRGHAAGQGKTAGKGTKGQAVRQGAGGALYRQGGNLPFYRRLPFIRGEGFTPPNQVEYNEVNLSALDRFDGSVEITPEVLHGANLLSKKNNPVVILGNGEVTRALKLKVHRITKGARSKIEAAGGSVELID
- a CDS encoding 50S ribosomal protein L30 yields the protein MAGETKKLQITWFKSAIGYSQRQKDTIRALGLRKLNQTVEKEDNAVTRGMIHKVSHLVKVVESGD
- a CDS encoding 30S ribosomal protein S5 → MEQNEYSQENQLDERTIEIARVAKTVKGGRRMQYRVTVVVGDNNGKIGLGIGKALAVPDAMKKASDRARKNMRKVNLYKTTIPHEVISTVSGAKVLLRPASEGTGVIAGSGVRAVLEVAGVNDILTKSLGSANLLNIVKATFDALDSLKDIETEAALRGKSRDELLPFWDRGR
- a CDS encoding 50S ribosomal protein L18, with amino-acid sequence MAKFSRREARIRRHLRIRKKLAGTAECPRLDVYRSLENIYAQVIDDDLGVTLVAASNIDRKLRGEMDGKNKSEQSKLVGKAIAERALAAGITTVVFDRGGFQYVGRVKALADAAREAGLKF
- a CDS encoding 50S ribosomal protein L6, which encodes MSRIGRLPITIPAGVNVDIQGSEVKVKGPKGELKRLFSPVVKIEKNADTITVTRSSDEASIRALHGTSRALLNNMVVGVSTGFTVVLEIDGVGYRAEMNGKNLVLYVGYSAPVTVEPVEGVSFDVDTKTRQVKVMGHDREVIGQVASDIRAIRPPEPYKGKGIHYLGEKIRRKAGKTGKAKK
- a CDS encoding 30S ribosomal protein S8, with amino-acid sequence MVNDPIADMLTRIRNAMMVGQTAVAMPSSKIKAEIARILLEEGYIESYEVVEGEKPTHLTLKVKIKYAGERRERRPVMSGIVRVSRPGRRVYSRRNDIPWVLSGLGITILSTPKGIMTGQRARTMGVGGEILCKVW
- a CDS encoding 30S ribosomal protein S14 type Z — encoded protein: MAKKCMAYRELRREYPNQVRNRCKICGRSRGYMRRFGLCRICFRELALNGQIPGVTKSSW
- a CDS encoding 50S ribosomal protein L5 — its product is MNHLREKYLNEVVPAMKTALNLENVMQYPRVEKIVVNIGLGEAMDNPKALEAAIGDLRSITGQKPLVTKARVSIANFKLREGREIGAKVTLRGDKMWSFLDRVMNIVLPRVRDFRGISPDAFDGRGNYTLGLKEQTLFPEIDYEKVDKVRGMEITIVTTAETDDQARTMLALLGMPFRKG
- a CDS encoding 50S ribosomal protein L24 gives rise to the protein MKLKIRKGDTVEVISGRAEDKKKRGEILRVDLEAGRVVVQGVNIRARHQGQTQAGRRQIDAGIVKFEAPIHNSNVMLVCPKCGKATRVGLKRIDGKAVRVCKKCSAEIDAE
- a CDS encoding 50S ribosomal protein L14, which encodes MIQKESRLKIADNTGAKEILVIHIVGGSVRRYGAVGDVVIGTVKSANPNGSVKKSEIVKCVIVRCAKEWRREDGSSIRFDDNAAVVLDANGTDPKGTRIFGPVARELREKGFTKIVSLAPETI
- a CDS encoding 30S ribosomal protein S17, translated to MNSRRRIMGTVTSDKMDKTVVVEIKRSYRHPLLGKVVHDLKRVKAHDENNACKIGDKVMLVETRPISRDKRWAVEAIVKVNEKVETEQGA
- a CDS encoding 50S ribosomal protein L29, whose product is MKAEEIRKLSGAEIRAKLAELRQEKMNLRFQAVTGQLTDSSRPKEVRRDIARLETILREMEMKQEGVR
- a CDS encoding 50S ribosomal protein L16 is translated as MLMPKRVKYRKQQRGRMKGKALRGAEISFGEYGLMALEPGWITARQIEAARRTMAREMKRRGKIWIRIFPDKPYTHRPAETRMGKGKGNVEYWVAVVKPGRIMFEVGGLPEEAALEALRQATYKFSIKTKVVAKYALGSGESES
- a CDS encoding 30S ribosomal protein S3, which codes for MGRKVHPIGFRLNINKPWDGRWYARGNDYVDQLHQDLRIRGLIHAETDKAGVSRVEIERYPGKVKVVVNTAKPGILIGRKGQKVAALRQSLEALTGRKVDLEIKEIKSPDTDAYLVAMNIAGQIERRVGYRRAMKRAIQQGLRQGAQGVKVQVGGRLGGADMARSVTLREGRVPQQTLRADIDFAHAEAHTTYGKIGIKVWIYRGIVLSMSEEAATAAAAATDGVYVSE
- a CDS encoding 50S ribosomal protein L22 — protein: MSQEVKAKLSNLGVSAQKVRLVINMVRGKKVTDALNILRFTNKVSAEPVYKLIASAAANAEENFGLDRNDLIVRAIYADEGATRKWRYFGARGRFKPVLRRSSHITVVLSERA
- a CDS encoding 30S ribosomal protein S19 — its product is MSRSLKKGPFIEPKLLAKVEKMNSAGDKKVIRTWSRASVIFPQMVGHTIAVHDGRRHIPVYITDNMVGHRLGEFAPTRLFRGHVSEKSTKR
- a CDS encoding 50S ribosomal protein L2 — encoded protein: MAVKIYKPVTPGLRNRTGYTFEEITKSKPERSLIVFRKSTGGRNNLGRVTVRHRGGGVRRFIRIIDVKRNKTNVPAKVAAIEYDPNRTARIALLNYVDGEKRYILAPIGLKVGDMVVSGPNAEIRVGNAMPIANIPVGSTIHNIELKPGRGGQVVRAAGASAQLVAKEGDYAQVRLPSGEVRMVLQVCYATIGQIGNVDHSNIKLGKAGRKRHLGIRPTVRGTAMSPRDHPHGGGEGRQPVGMAGPKTPWGKPALGYKTRRNKKTDRFIVRRRNAKGGR
- a CDS encoding 50S ribosomal protein L23, whose amino-acid sequence is MSTIYEVLRRPLVTEKTNDLLRKNQYVFEVEKNANRTLVKDAVEKLFNVSVVSVNMILTPGKTKRNMKSRRTTVKKPVMKKAIVTLAEGDSIKFFEGVE
- a CDS encoding 50S ribosomal protein L4, whose translation is MKIDVRNMKGEIVSEVELPEAIFAAPIYVDLMHQAYIRQMANARLGTHETKVRHEVAGGGRKPFKQKGTGRARQGSTRAAQWKGGGRVHTPHMRDYTQDMPKKMRRAALRSALSVKAGDSQIVVVDELVIAQPKTRVMVEALNKLVGESTALVLVPDREASADVIRATRNIPDAKTLNANYLNIRDLLRFDKVVLPLAAIETISSYLG
- a CDS encoding 50S ribosomal protein L3, with protein sequence MFKGLLGKKIGMTQIFDDNGVAIPITVIEAGPCYVTQLRTAEADGYSAVQIGFDEVKPSRITNGEMGHLKRNNLPPLRFLREFRAKDPQVAEGDKVTVDQFAVGELVDVVGTSKGRGFQGGVKRYNFGGGPKTHGQSDRHRAPGSRGAGTTPGRVFKGSRGPGHMGNERVTVNNLTVAYLDPERNLIGVKGAIPGARGGLVMIKGARKS